ttatctTAGAACAGATTTTTATTCGCACATAGAAAGTACACACAAAGACATCCTCACAGTTTGATTGGGGAATGGTTGGCGTGGCCACCTGagcactttctctgggtttcagTTATCATAGAGGAACCTCAGTTGCATTGTGCTTGAATCAGCTTAACCCGGGGCCTTAGTTTGTTCACGTATTTTTCTGATTTGAAAGAAGAAGGTAAGAACAACATTAAAAGGCCATGTTTCTATGGTTCACCAAACCAGCTCTCTCTGAGGGTTAATTCTTACTTTTAGGATGCAAACACATTATGACgtgaattaatcatttaattcataattttatACAGAATACAATCAACATGCAAATcttgattttctgtttgtggaCCTGTGCAAAGACTGATGAGATAAGTAATGTTGCTATGATGATGTTTACCACTGTCGTTCACTAAAGCTAAGTGTGGCCAATAACAATTTACAACAAGCCAGTTTGCTTTAAAATTTTCCCATGAATTACTTACACACATAACTTTTAGTACAAACAGAACAATCTCTGATAATAGCTGATGCACAAAACAGCCTCATCTGGCCTCACAGCTAGAAATTTGTGTAATAAAGATGAATGCTGTTATTTGCTGAATTTGTTGAATTCCTTGCATTAGGGAAATGCACAATTCATATAAATATCAACCACGCACAAGTGGTCTATGAGGAGTTACAGATTACCATGCCAACGCTGAATTATGCACCGCATATTTATGGTGTTTACCGCAGCTATGCCGGCCGAGCCTGGCTTGCATTAGTGAGACACAATATCAGTTACGTTCATGTAACCGCAGCATGTAACAGCTACTTGCTTCCCATAGAGCCTGCAAACTCAGGCCAGACAGCTTTGGCTCAGCCGGAGGTTACACAAGCCATTTTCACAAGGTCagttgaatttatttatttatttatttatttattgaattcaGCATTGCAGACAGGGTCAGTGACATTATTCGAGTTTGGGGGGTGACCTTACTCAGGGTTGGGGGACCGGGGAAGGGTTTAGCTGAATGGAGAAGTAAAGAGGTCAAGCGTGTCACCCAGGCTCTGGTTAAGTTGGGGATCTGTGAGTTATGGTCAGGTCAGAGAGAGGGCACAATGTGGAGGATGTCGTATCTCACTGGGCCCTGCTCCTGCAAGGTTAATAGACTACAATAACTGAGTAACAGTtcagaaaacagtttttatcTTTGTAAGCCAAAGCACAATGTTTCAGTCATACAACACCAACACTTCTTGTCAAATTTAAGTCTCTCTTGGCAAAATGGGAAAGTGTTTCttcagtgtttctttgttttatccTAATATGAATCCTGCAAAAATTTATATTATTGCAAGAATGAGAGTTTTAGCTCCTGTCTGTCATGTCTTGACGcgcacatacactcacgcacacgcacacacacacacacacactgtaataaaGATCCAAATAACAGAATccacaattaaaaatgcatggagGAAGAACATTAATGACatcagcaaaataaattaatcatgtGTATTGTAAGAATATAatcttttatattatatataatcttttgtttgtctgaaaCTGCCTTCTTTTTGCCGTCAAACTCAACCGATTTTTATGATGTATTCTTGCATTCACACTGTTGATTGAATTGCCTTATTTTACTCATAACTCATAAGATCTCCACTAAATGTGCAAATTAAAGTAACtgtgttaaaattaaataaaaacaaaagaacaacagaataaaaagaacagagactttttttttcaaatttcaagaCAATATAACAAGATACCATTTTAAAGCAGGAAAGGCAGATAATGGAACAAACCCTATTGGTGACTGAAAAATACACAGTCAAgtgttggaaaagaaaaagaacctGAATGAATCCCAGAATCCATTATCCTTCCATCCACTCATATTCACACATCCCCCTGGTAATGTCAAACACGTGTCTGTCACTGGGACCTCTGGTCGCTGATAATTCCCACCCACGCAGCAGCTCCTCCTTATTGGCCGGGAGGATAACTGTGGGAGGGGCCGAAGCTCCAGCGTGCTTGGCAGGGTATAACAGAGCAGTGCGATGACAGTGTTAGCTTGCCAAGCGATGATACTGCCTGCCTGCCTTGCATTCCCTGCGCTCTGGACTGCTCGGGCTCACCTGTTCTGCCACAGTGCAGCGACAGACTCCTGCTGCTCTCAGGGACTCGCTCagcctctctttttctgtccctTTCATCCTCTCaatatctttttctttcttatttcttCCTAAATTCCTAATATTGTCTTATATTTCTTCTATTCTATTTATCTGTCTTTTTGTGTacccttttctgtcttttctctcttcatctttccattctttctttctttcctttttattttgctcatttaactCATTTCTCTGCACTACACAACATTACCttgtttctctccatctctcttttccccgtctctctgcctctccctctctctccgttctctccctctctctcccctcctcttttccctcttgAGGCAGATGAAAGCTGAAGACAGCGCAGGGTAAGGCAGGCactcagcagctgtgtgggtAAGATGTTGCCAGCTCTCAGCGCTGACAGCTGGGAAAGGGGATGTTTCCGATTCACCTGCCTTTCACCTGCCCGGCGCGTGAGGCTGGGTATGCTCGGGGCTCCAACATATCAGAACGAGATGGGAGTGCGGAGGGAAAGCCAGAGTTTTTAGGGCACGCCAGGAAACCCGGATTATTTGTGGGATTGCGAACTGGCATGTGCTAAAGAGAAAGTCTGCGGGTCTCACGAACCTCAAGATGAATTCCACGCAGCACCACGGACTGATTCCGGGCCACCATCCCCGAAACCTCAGCTCCGGAGCCTACCCTGCCAACAAGCCGCAGGGTGATGAGAAGGACTCCTCCTCGGGCTGCTACGAGCAGCTGCTGATCTCCACCGAGGTGTTCCTCACACTGGGGATCGTCAGCCTCCTGGAGAACATCCTGGTCATCACTGCCATCATCAAGAACAAGAACCTGCACTCGCCCATGTACTTCTTCATCTGCAGCCTGGCGGTGGCCGACATGCTGGTGAGCGTCTCCAACGCCTCGGAGACCATCGTCATGGCGTTGATCAACGGCGGCCACCTGACCATCGGCAGCAGCCTGATCAAGAGCATGGACAACGTATTCGACTCCATGATCTGCAGCTCGCTGCTGGCCTCCATCTGCAGCCTGCTGGCCATCGCCGTGGACCGCTACATCACCATCTTCTACTCGCTGCGCTACCACAACATCGTGACTGTGCGGCGCACCATGATGGTCATCTCCTGCATCTGGGCCTTCTGCACCGTCTCTGGCGTGCTCTTCATCATCTACTCGGAGAGCACCACCGTCCTCATCTGCCTCATCACCATGTTCTTTGCCATGCTGGCCCTCATGGCCTCCCTGTACGTCCACATGTTCATGCTGGCCCGGCTGCATGTCAAGCGCATCGCAGCGCTGCCCGGCAACGCGCCCATCCGGCAGCGGGCCAACATGAAGGGCGCCATCACCCTCACCATCCTGCTGGGCGTCTTCGTGGTCTGCTGGGCGCCCTTCTTCCTCCACCTCATCCTCATGATCTCCTGTCCCCGGAACCCCTACTGCGTCTGCTTCATGTCCCACTTCAACATGTACCTCATCCTCATCATGTGCAACTCGGTCATCGACCCGCTCATCTACGCCTTCCGCAGCCAGGAGATGCGCAAGACCTTCAAGGAGATCTTCTGCTGCTATGGTCTACCcgcctgctgtgtctgtgagctgcccAGTAAGTACTGATCGGACCGACGGGGGGAGCGATAGTATCCTCGGCAACATCAGGGGATCTTCAAAGGTGGCAACTGTTCCCAATCAATCAACCAACTAACTAACCAACCAATCAGTCGCACAACACTTTTTTGTCATGCTGTTATAAATGCTCTGGCACAAAGTATTGGACAAAGAATGTTTCCCAGAGGGTTAATCAACTCAGAGCCAATCTggcatatattaaaaaaacatttaaaaaaacccaAGGTTAATGTTTCCCTAAACCCTGGAAAAAGGGACTCGAGAAAATTCTGGATAAAGAGCAGtctagaaaataaataaaaagcctGTGAATCCGAGTCCTGCCGAGCTGTCCTGCCGAGAGTGGGGAAGACTGATTTTTGCCTCCTGCCCTGGAACGTGGTCATAAATGATTGAGAATTGTCTTCAGTTACTGTTACATGTGTCAGGTTGCCTAAGAGGTAGGTTTACACCCCATCCAGACACAAATAAGGCActttccttttgcttttgtttaagTAGATCTATTATGTGGTATATTGAACCTTATCCTGAAACtatacatgcataaaaatatatatatatatatatatatatatatatataaaatatatacgAGATAATATATGATGTATATTTGACATGGCGAATGAGAAAAATGATGCATAAACAATTCAACAATGTTTTGGGAGAATTATGTAATGAACATTACGAAACAGGTACATTCCTCAGTATCATGTCACACGTTGGAGATTTGGgcgggcggggggtgggggtagctgtgcatgcatatgtgcatatgctTATGATACACAATtgtgccaaaagaaaaaaatgatgaatctgcaagcagtgtttttttacgGACAGTCT
The nucleotide sequence above comes from Megalops cyprinoides isolate fMegCyp1 chromosome 2, fMegCyp1.pri, whole genome shotgun sequence. Encoded proteins:
- the LOC118772496 gene encoding melanocortin receptor 4-like encodes the protein MNSTQHHGLIPGHHPRNLSSGAYPANKPQGDEKDSSSGCYEQLLISTEVFLTLGIVSLLENILVITAIIKNKNLHSPMYFFICSLAVADMLVSVSNASETIVMALINGGHLTIGSSLIKSMDNVFDSMICSSLLASICSLLAIAVDRYITIFYSLRYHNIVTVRRTMMVISCIWAFCTVSGVLFIIYSESTTVLICLITMFFAMLALMASLYVHMFMLARLHVKRIAALPGNAPIRQRANMKGAITLTILLGVFVVCWAPFFLHLILMISCPRNPYCVCFMSHFNMYLILIMCNSVIDPLIYAFRSQEMRKTFKEIFCCYGLPACCVCELPSKY